A single window of Solanum dulcamara chromosome 5, daSolDulc1.2, whole genome shotgun sequence DNA harbors:
- the LOC129890063 gene encoding UDP-N-acetylmuramoyl-L-alanyl-D-glutamate--2,6-diaminopimelate ligase MurE homolog, chloroplastic, whose protein sequence is MPFSLLSPPPFASLLHHTPPSLQFKPFISLHHLRLKYPTTLTTVSAIGFDGKYYPDPSDDDPPEAPEDSMHGVNKFQQIQRQAAKARKQQEELFKKEQSIFVNALADVEDAPDNPLVNDNDNGDDLFGEIDKAIALKRKEFVKQGLLKPNPKKSALVEVEVDGIDELLPEEVVDLEEISELTGLTEISEGEESEEERSDFEVSDDMVKAEFSDLSSFDMDFDEYGKAKPRIVEPKFRMSLAELLDESRVVPVSVYGDLEVEISGIQHDSRLVESGDLFVCCVGMKTDGHLYLSEADKRGAVAVVASKEIDIEETLGCKALVVVEDTNAVLAVLAASFYRHPSKSMSVIGIAGTNGKTTTSYLIKAMYGAMGLRMGMLSTVGYYIYGDNKLESPHTTPDAVLVQKLMAKMVHNGTEALVMEASSHGLALGRCDEVDFDIAVFTNLTRDHLDFHGTEEEYRDAKAKLFARMVDPARHRKIVNIDDPNAAFFIAQGNPDVPVVTFAMENKSADVHPLKFQLSLFETQVLVNTPQGILEISSGLLGRHNIYNILAAVAVGIAVGAPLEDIVKGIEEVDAVPGRCELIDEEQAFGVIVDYAHTPDALSRLLDYVRELGPRRVITVFGCAGESDRGKRPIMAKIATDKSDVTILTSDNPKTEDPLDILDDMLAGVGWTMQDYLKYGENDYYPPLPNGHRLFVHDIRQVAVRCAVAMGEEGDIVVVAGKGHETYQIEGEKKEFFDDREECREALQYVDELHQAGIDTSEFPWRLPESH, encoded by the exons ATGCCGTTCAGCCTCCTCTCCCCTCCACCTTTCGCTTCACTTCTCCACCATACCCCACCATCCCTCCAATTCAAACCCTTCATTTCCCTCCACCATCTCCGCCTCAAGTACCCCACCACCCTCACCACCGTTTCTGCCATCGGATTCGACGGGAAGTACTACCCAGACCCTTCAGACGATGACCCACCTGAGGCACCAGAAGATTCAATGCATGGTGTGAACAAATTTCAACAAATTCAACGGCAAGCAGCTAAAGCAAGAAAACAACAAGAAGAGCTTTTCAAGAAAGAACAGTCCATTTTCGTAAATGCATTAGCTGATGTTGAAGATGCACCTGATAATCCTCTTGTGAATGATAATGACAATGGAGATGATTTGTTTGGTGAAATTGATAAAGCTATTGCCCTGAAAAGAAAAGAGTTTGTAAAACAGGGGCTTTTAAAGCCTAACCCCAAGAAATCAGCTTTAGTTGAGGTTGAAGTTGATGGTATAGATGAATTATTGCCTGAAGAAGTTGTTGATTTGGAGGAAATTAGTGAGCTTACTGGGTTGACAGAAATTTCGGAAGGCGAAGAAAGTGAAGAAGAAAGGTCTGATTTTGAGGTAAGTGATGATATGGTTAAAGCTGAATTTTCAGATTTATCTTCATTTGATATGGACTTTGATGAGTATGGTAAAGCAAAGCCAAGAATTGTAGAACCCAAGTTTAGAATGAGTTTAGCTGAGCTTTTAGATGAGAGTAGGGTAGTGCCAGTATCAGTTTATGGAGATTTAGAGGTGGAAATTAGTGGCATACAACATGATTCGCGGTTGGTTGAGAGTGGTGATTTGTTTGTATGTTGTGTTGGGATGAAAACTGATGGACATTTATATTTATCTGAGGCTGATAAGAGAGGGGCTGTTGCTGTTGTAGCTAGTAAAGAGATTGATATTGAGGAAACTTTGGGGTGTAAAGCTTTAGTTGTTGTGGAGGACACGAATGCAGTGCTTGCTGTGTTAGCTGCTTCGTTTTACAGGCATCCGTCCAAAAGTATGTCTGTGATTGGAATTGCAGGAACTAATGGAAAGACTACAACTTCTTACTTAATAAAGGCAATGTATGGAGCAATGGGGTTGAGGATGGGCATGTTGAGTACAGTAGGGTATTATATATATGGGGATAACAAATTAGAGTCCCCTCATACAACCCCTGATGCAGTTTTGGTTCAGAAACTGATGGCAAAGATGGTTCATAATGGGACTGAGGCTTTGGTAATGGAGGCTTCTTCTCATGGATTGGCATTGGGTCGGTGTGATGAGGTTGATTTTGACATTGCAGTTTTTACTAACTTGACGCGGGATCATTTAGATTTTCATGGGACTGAGGAGGAGTATAGGGATGCTAAGGCTAAGCTGTTTGCTAGGATGGTGGACCCAGCACGTCACCGCAAGATTGTGAATATTGATGATCCTAATGCAGCTTTCTTTATAGCTCAAGGAAACCCAGATGTGCCTGTTGTGACTTTTGCAATGGAGAATAAGAGTGCTGATGTTCATCCCTTAAAGTTTCAGTTATCTCTCTTTGAGACTCAAGTGTTGGTCAACACACCTCAAGGCATATTGGAAATATCCTCTGGTTTGCTTGGAAGACATAACATCTATAACATTCTTGCAGCAGTTGCTGTTGGAATTGCGGTTGGGGCACCTTTGGAGGACATTGTCAAAGGTATTGAAGAGGTTGATGCAGTCCCTGGTCGATGTGAACTGATAGATGAGGAACAGGCTTTCGGAGTAATTGTAGACTATGCTCATACCCCTGATGCTTTATCTAGACTACTTGATTATGTGAGAGAGCTTGGCCCTAGGAGGGTTATAACCG TTTTTGGTTGTGCTGGAGAGAGCGACAGAGGGAAGAGGCCCATAATGGCAAAGATAGCAACAGATAAAAGTGATGTGACGATTCTGACATCCGACAATCCAAAGACTGAGGATCCTT TGGACATCTTGGATGATATGTTGGCTGGTGTAGGATGGACTATGCAGGACTACCTGAAATACGGAGAGAATGATTATTACCCCCCTCTCCCCAACGGCCATAGACTCTTCGTACATGATATCAGACAAGTGGCTGTGCGCTGTGCCGTTGCCATGGGTGAGGAAGGTGATATAGTT